A single genomic interval of Penaeus vannamei isolate JL-2024 chromosome 21, ASM4276789v1, whole genome shotgun sequence harbors:
- the LOC138865549 gene encoding uncharacterized protein, with the protein MLGNEPFSKIIQLEDKLNRMLKCLKDSDTISSDTYNQLRASGSLPGMLYGLPKIHKPDVPIRPILSALKTFNYSLAKFLVPILKPITTSEYSVHNSFDFAKQMSKISLENHVIMASFDIQSLFTNIPLKEIMDICTNRLFENTDNVHNLTRDQFKKLLKLSTEDSIFVFNNQLYSQIDGVAMGSPLSPTLANAFLYYHENVFIFVQTGILLTENSNS; encoded by the exons ATGTTAGGAAATGAGCCCTTTTCTAAAATCATTCAATTAGAGGACAAACTGAATAGAATGCTAAAATGTTTGAAAGATAGTGACACCATTTCCTCTGATACATATAATCAACTCAGAGCATCTGGCTCTTTACCTGGAATGTTATATGGACTACCAAAAATTCATAAACCTGATGTGCCGATCAGACCTATCTTGTCAGCTTTAAAAACATTTAACTATAGTCTAGCTAAATTTTTAGTGCCAATTCTGAAGCCTATAACTACCAGTGAATACTCTGTCCATAATTCGTTTGATTTTGCAAAGCAGATGTCTAAAATTAGTCTTGAAAACCATGTTATAATGGCTAGTTTTGACATACagtctttatttacaaacatacctttgaaagaaataatggatatttgtacaaacagattatttgagaataccgataatgtgcataaccttacacgagaccaattcaagaaattattaaaattatccacAGAAGATTCAATTTTCGTGTTCAACAATCAATTGTACTCCCAAattgatggtgtagcaatgggtaGCCCGTTAAgcccaactctcgcaaacgcgtttttatactatcacgaga atgttttcatatttgttcagactggcattctatTAACAGAGAACTccaattcttag